One genomic window of Ottowia oryzae includes the following:
- the aspT gene encoding aspartate-alanine antiporter, whose product MLQWLQDGLRHSPEILIFLSLAIGYWIGQIHLGKFQLGGVAGSLLVAVLLSLLGVPIDNGVKSILFALFIYAVGFESGPQFFKSLGRSSIREIILAAFMALSGLATVLVMAKLFHLDKGLAAGLAAGGLTQSAIIGTAGDALSRLGLAPAELQKLQSNVAIGYAVTYIFGSLGAIIVCVNLLPRFMGRDIRDDALKAEAARLKGALVLGPGESTATPEIVGRLYRIGSAAAGTTLAAQEATYPGITFERLKRSGKLLDTAPSTALAAGDIVLVVGRRDAVVPAAAALGDEIESEPGMELVMDTLDVVVRNPEFTGKPLSDLARANDTLRHGIYVLAIHRLGEPVALNGQTVLQSGDVVTSYGADSDLRRVAARVGGVMAVSNKTDWVFHGFGLVLGLLIGLLVLRVGGIPLTLGAGGGALLSGLLFGWLRTRHQSVGNMPTAAVQLLKDLGLAGFVAAVGLQSGLQAIDTVRSSGLSLFMIGVVVTLVPLVLSMLFGRYVLRYDNTAVFAGALSGARSANPAFGGVLDKAGNSVPTVPFAITYALANVFLTLLGPLVVAFA is encoded by the coding sequence ATGTTGCAATGGCTGCAGGATGGCCTCAGGCATTCACCTGAGATTCTGATATTTCTCTCGCTGGCCATCGGGTACTGGATCGGCCAGATCCATCTGGGCAAATTCCAGCTCGGCGGCGTCGCCGGATCGCTGCTGGTGGCGGTGCTGCTCAGCCTGCTGGGGGTGCCGATCGACAATGGTGTCAAGTCGATCCTGTTCGCGCTGTTTATCTACGCCGTTGGCTTTGAAAGCGGACCGCAGTTCTTCAAGTCGCTGGGGCGATCTTCCATCCGCGAGATCATTCTGGCGGCATTCATGGCGCTGTCGGGGCTGGCCACGGTGCTGGTCATGGCCAAGCTGTTTCACCTCGACAAGGGCTTGGCTGCAGGCTTAGCGGCGGGCGGGCTGACCCAGTCGGCCATCATCGGGACAGCGGGCGACGCGCTGTCCCGCCTCGGTCTGGCGCCGGCGGAGCTGCAGAAGTTGCAGTCCAACGTCGCGATCGGCTATGCCGTCACGTATATCTTTGGCTCGCTGGGCGCGATCATCGTGTGCGTCAACCTCCTGCCGCGCTTCATGGGCCGGGATATCCGCGACGATGCGCTGAAGGCCGAAGCGGCGCGCCTAAAAGGCGCGCTGGTGCTCGGGCCCGGTGAGAGCACTGCCACGCCCGAGATCGTCGGGCGGCTTTACCGCATTGGTTCGGCAGCGGCCGGCACCACATTGGCAGCGCAGGAAGCTACCTACCCGGGAATCACGTTCGAGCGCCTCAAGCGCAGCGGAAAGCTGCTCGACACAGCACCAAGTACGGCGCTAGCGGCCGGCGACATCGTGCTGGTGGTGGGCCGGCGCGACGCCGTGGTGCCCGCCGCTGCCGCACTGGGCGACGAGATCGAAAGCGAGCCCGGCATGGAACTGGTGATGGACACGCTGGACGTGGTGGTGCGCAACCCCGAATTCACCGGCAAGCCGCTGTCCGATCTGGCTCGTGCCAACGACACGCTGCGCCACGGCATCTACGTACTGGCCATCCATCGCCTGGGCGAGCCAGTGGCGCTGAACGGCCAAACCGTGCTGCAGTCAGGTGACGTGGTGACGAGCTACGGCGCCGATAGCGACCTGCGCCGCGTGGCCGCGCGCGTGGGCGGCGTGATGGCCGTCAGCAACAAGACCGACTGGGTGTTCCACGGCTTCGGCCTGGTGCTGGGCCTGCTGATCGGCCTGCTGGTGCTGCGCGTGGGCGGCATTCCGCTCACGCTGGGCGCGGGCGGCGGAGCCCTGCTCTCGGGCCTGCTGTTCGGCTGGCTGCGCACGCGCCACCAGAGCGTGGGCAACATGCCCACCGCGGCGGTGCAGCTGCTCAAGGACCTGGGCCTGGCCGGCTTCGTGGCCGCGGTGGGCCTGCAGTCGGGCCTGCAGGCGATCGACACCGTGCGCAGCAGCGGCCTGTCGCTGTTCATGATCGGCGTGGTCGTCACCCTGGTGCCGCTGGTGCTGTCGATGCTGTTCGGGCGCTACGTGCTGCGCTACGACAACACGGCCGTGTTCGCCGGCGCGCTGTCCGGGGCGCGCAGCGCCAACCCGGCCTTCGGCGGCGTGCTCGACAAGGCCGGCAACTCGGTGCCCACGGTGCCGTTCGCCATCACCTACGCGCTGGCCAACGTGTTTCTCACCCTGCTGGGGCCGCTGGTGGTGGCCTTCGCCTGA
- a CDS encoding rhomboid family intramembrane serine protease — MFIAIPLETRPSWRSPPWVTLLLIAINCWVYIGWQMPEERAVGRMADAYVQSTLPALELPVYVKDVQARAGQSRRRRDRDRADLLAQALKAKAYSAIYQAMWHDNDFRSRLLADEVIRPGSPQYAAWRAERDRFTPREPDRFTERWSQDHDADAPFRPITWLTNTFLHGSLGHLVGNMVFLFLFGFTLEMALGRSLYLVCYLLGGIGASAFAAWMYAGMGGLGLGASGAVSALMGMYVVLYRLRRIPFFYMFFFYFNYARWPALIMLPVWMAFELIQHLLGGAQVAYMAHLGGLATGAVLMALVMQIRRVEAPTAAAPSPADAQQAERQGELKQLADKARALTRSLRFGDAAQVWQRAARLAPTDLTVLRAWFDSARHDPASDSFHAAARQIFKLSTRHAAHRQLQVESYRVYLDRAKPAIRISPATLQQLVRSFVLEGEFKDAEQLARALAASSTLPEGWVDTMDLLINALLKSGRAQDAQAWLPVLEQRAPHDALTRRLAAHTSA; from the coding sequence ATGTTCATCGCCATCCCGCTGGAAACCAGGCCGTCCTGGCGCTCGCCACCGTGGGTGACGCTGCTGCTCATCGCCATCAATTGCTGGGTGTACATCGGCTGGCAGATGCCGGAAGAGCGCGCCGTGGGGCGCATGGCGGATGCCTACGTGCAGAGCACGCTGCCCGCTCTGGAGCTGCCGGTTTACGTGAAGGACGTGCAGGCGCGTGCCGGCCAGAGCCGCCGCCGGCGCGACCGCGACCGTGCCGATCTGCTGGCCCAGGCGCTGAAAGCCAAGGCGTATTCGGCCATCTACCAGGCGATGTGGCACGACAACGACTTCCGCAGCCGCTTGCTGGCCGACGAAGTGATTCGCCCAGGCAGCCCGCAGTACGCCGCATGGCGCGCCGAGCGCGACCGTTTCACCCCGCGCGAGCCCGACCGTTTCACCGAGCGCTGGTCGCAAGACCATGACGCCGACGCCCCTTTTCGGCCCATCACCTGGCTCACCAACACCTTCCTGCACGGCAGCCTGGGTCACCTGGTGGGCAACATGGTGTTCCTGTTCCTCTTCGGCTTCACGCTGGAGATGGCGCTGGGCCGCAGCCTGTACCTGGTGTGCTACCTGCTGGGCGGCATCGGCGCGTCGGCCTTCGCGGCGTGGATGTACGCCGGCATGGGCGGGCTGGGCCTGGGCGCGTCAGGCGCGGTGTCGGCGCTGATGGGCATGTACGTGGTGCTGTACCGGCTGCGGCGCATCCCGTTTTTCTACATGTTCTTCTTTTACTTCAACTACGCGCGCTGGCCGGCGCTGATCATGCTGCCGGTATGGATGGCGTTCGAGCTGATTCAGCACCTGCTGGGGGGCGCGCAAGTGGCCTACATGGCGCACTTGGGCGGGCTGGCCACCGGCGCGGTGTTGATGGCACTGGTCATGCAGATCAGGCGCGTTGAGGCACCCACCGCCGCCGCCCCGAGCCCGGCCGATGCGCAGCAGGCCGAGCGCCAGGGCGAGCTTAAGCAGCTGGCCGACAAGGCCCGCGCGCTGACGCGCAGCCTGCGCTTTGGCGATGCCGCGCAGGTCTGGCAACGCGCCGCAAGATTGGCGCCGACGGACTTGACCGTGCTGCGCGCCTGGTTCGACAGCGCCCGCCACGACCCGGCCAGCGACAGCTTTCACGCCGCCGCGCGGCAGATCTTCAAGCTGTCGACCCGGCACGCGGCGCACCGGCAGCTGCAGGTGGAAAGCTACCGCGTGTACCTGGACCGCGCCAAGCCGGCCATCCGCATCAGCCCCGCCACGCTGCAGCAGCTGGTGCGCAGCTTCGTGCTGGAAGGTGAATTCAAGGACGCCGAGCAACTGGCGCGCGCGCTGGCCGCCAGCAGCACCTTGCCCGAAGGCTGGGTGGACACGATGGACTTGCTGATCAACGCCTTGCTCAAATCCGGCCGCGCGCAGGACGCGCAGGCCTGGCTGCCGGTGCTGGAGCAGCGCGCGCCGCACGACGCGCTGACGCGGCGCCTGGCGGCGCACACTTCGGCATAA
- a CDS encoding DUF2783 domain-containing protein — translation MPLNTEPNFHEAGRRYFQAYSPGDDFYELLIDTHRDLTDAQSAQLNARLILLLANHIGDIAVLREALQAARDGA, via the coding sequence ATGCCCCTGAACACCGAGCCGAACTTTCACGAAGCCGGGCGCCGCTACTTCCAGGCCTACTCGCCAGGCGACGATTTCTACGAGCTGCTGATCGACACCCACCGCGACCTGACCGACGCGCAAAGCGCCCAGCTTAACGCCCGCCTGATCCTGCTGCTGGCCAACCACATCGGTGACATCGCCGTGCTGCGCGAAGCGCTGCAGGCCGCGCGCGACGGCGCTTGA